Genomic segment of Acidobacteriota bacterium:
GTTGCAAGAGGCCAAAGGGGCCGACTCGATTGGGGCCGTACCGGTTCTGGAAGCGGCCTAGTCCTTTGCGCTCAAGAATGGTCGTCAAAGCGAACAGGGAAGCGAACACGACAAGAATCGCGACGGCTGACAGCACAGCAGAAGAGAGCGGTCGCGCCCAGACAGGCGAATGCTCCAGAATCCAGTGCTTGAGTAGAACGAAGATTTGGTCCATCGTCTCGGTCATGGCTGTCAGTTGGTTGCAGGTTGAGTTGTTGTCGAGGTGCTTCCATCCGCGGCTGGCTTCGCTCTGGCCTCCGCTTTGGCTTTCGCTGCCGCCAGGCGTTCGTCGACTGCAGTTGCAGTAGCGGGATGAATCTGGTGAAAGTAGCTGTTGGGCTTCGCCAGTTGCTCTCTGTTCCACAGCAGTCCGTCGAAGCGATCAGTCGTGCTCAGCTCGAATGCGTTGTCCATCTCGATGGCATCGAACGGGCAGACTTCAACGCAGATCTGGCAGCTCATGCAGACCGAGACGTCGATGTTGAAGACCGCCGGATAAAACTGCTGCTTGCCCGTGTAGTCGGGCTTCTTGTCGCTGCTCTTTTCGATGAAGATGCACTTGGGCGGGCATTCTTTTTCGCATATCTGGCAGGCGACGCAGCGCAGGCCTGCCTGCCAGTCGCCGCCGTCGTAGACGAGGAAGGGAAAATTGCGCGCAGCTTCGGGTTGCGGCAGGCGCTCTTCAGGAAACTGAACGGTGGTCAGCCGGTCCTTGCTGACGTAGCTGCCGAAGAAGTTTCTGGCGGTCTCCACCAGTCCTTTCAGGATGCCCTCACCCAGCATTAGCGGTCCACCTCTCCCAGCACAATATCCACGGTGCCAAAGATCACAATCGTGTCGGCGACACTGTAACCGCGGCA
This window contains:
- a CDS encoding 4Fe-4S dicluster domain-containing protein, which codes for MLGEGILKGLVETARNFFGSYVSKDRLTTVQFPEERLPQPEAARNFPFLVYDGGDWQAGLRCVACQICEKECPPKCIFIEKSSDKKPDYTGKQQFYPAVFNIDVSVCMSCQICVEVCPFDAIEMDNAFELSTTDRFDGLLWNREQLAKPNSYFHQIHPATATAVDERLAAAKAKAEARAKPAADGSTSTTTQPATN